Within the Streptomyces sp. YIM 121038 genome, the region TACTGGAACTGGCCGGGCATCGGCGAGTTCGACGTGATGGAGAACGTGAACGGGATCGACTCCGTGTGGGGCGTCCTGCACTGCGGCGTCAACCCGGGCGGCCCCTGCGGCGAGACCAACGGCATCGGCGCGAGCCGCGCCTGCCCGGGCACCTCCTGCCAGTCCGCGTTCCACACGTACCGCTTCGAGTGGGACCGCTCCGCGAGCCCGAACGTGCTGCGCTGGTACGTCGACGGACAGCTGTTCCACAGCGTCGACCAGAACCGCGTGGGCGCCGGGGCGTGGAACGACATGACCGGCCACGCCGGGTACTTCATCCTGCTCAACGTCGCGATGGGCGGCGGCTTCCCCGACGGCGTCGCGGGCCGCGCCACCCCGGTCGCGGCGACGGTGCCGGGCCGGTCCATGCTCGTGGACTACGTGGCGGTGTGGACGCGGGGCGGCACGGGCGGCGACCCCGGCACACCGTCCACGCTGCACCTGCGCCCCGGCGGCACCCTCGGCGAGGCCACCGGCACCGCCTCTGCCGCGACCCTCGCGTCGGCGGGCGGCACCAACCACGACGGCACCCCGCACGCCCCGCAGACGTTCACGGCGACCGGCGTGAACGGCACCTACGACGGCGGCCCGACCCAGTTCGACCTGCTCGTCGACGCGGGCTCCACGGTGGCCAACGGCCAGCAGGTCCGGGTGAGTTACGACCGCACGGGCGACGGCTCCTGGGACCGCACGGAGACCTACCGCTACTTCGCGACGGACCCGGTGCCGGGCTACGAGCACTACACCCAGGGCCAGGGCCTCAAGACCAGCACGGGCGAGCACGGCCCGATGCGCGGCGGCACCGTCAGGGTCGAGGTCTGGAACGCGATCGGCAACGGCCCGAGCACCCTGGGCACCGGCAACCAGTCCGTCGTACGGATCCCCTTCGCATGAGGCCGGGGCGGCCCGCGCCCACCCGTGATCCACTCCCCGAGCGGGTAGCCGGACCAGCACGGGAAGTCGATCTACGACCCCTGACCCGGGGGCCTGCGGGCGGGGCCCCGCGACCGGCCGTCGCCGACGCGGGGCGGCGCCCCCGGGGCGTGGGCGTCGAGCTCGCCCCGCAGGCCAGTAGACTTCTCGGCTGTGGCGGACACCCAGTACGAAGACCTGTTGCGGCTAGTGCTCACCTCCGGGACGGCGAAGGCCGACCGGACGGGCACGGGCACCCGAAGTGTCTTCGGGCACCAACTGCGCTACGACCTCTCGCAGGGGTTCCCGCTGGTCACCACCAAGAAGGTGCACCTGCGCTCCATCGTGTACGAGCTGCTGTGGTTCCTGCGCGGCGACTCGAACGTCGGCTGGCTCCAGGAGAACAAGGTCACCATCTGGGACGAGTGGGCCGGTCCGAACGGCGAGCTCGGTCCGGTGTACGGCGTCCAGTGGCGTTCCTGGCCCGCGCCGGACGGCAGGCACATCGACCAGATCAGCGAGGTCCTCGACACGCTGCGCCGGGATCCGGACTCCCGCCGCATGATCGTCTCCGCGTGGAACGTCGCCGAGCTCGACAAGATGGCCCTCGCCCCGTGCCACGCCTTCTTCCAGTTCTACGTCGCCGACGGCAAGCTCTCCTGCCAGCTGTACCAGCGCAGCGCGGACCTGTTCCTCGGCGTCCCGTTCAACATCGCCAGCTACGCCCTGCTCACGCACATGGTGGCGCAGCAGGTCGGCCTCGAACCGGGTGACTTCATCTGGACCGGCGGCGACTGCCACATCTACGACAACCACGTGGAGCAGGTGACCGAGCAGCTCTCGCGCACCCCGTACGCGTTCCCCCGGCTGCGGCTGCGACAGGCCGATTCGCTCTTCGACTACGCCTACGCCGACGTGGAGGTGCTCGACTACCAGCACCACCCGGCCATCAAGGCTCCGGTCGCGGTATGAGCACCGGAGCGGGCGGCATGCACGTCGGGCTGATCTGGGCCCAGACCCGCGAGGGCGTGATCGGCGCGGGCAACGCCATTCCGTGGCGCCTGCCGGAGGACATGGCGCACTTCAAGGCCACCACGCTCGGTCATCCCGTGGTGATGGGCCGCAAGACGTGGGACTCGCTGCCGCCGCGCTTCCGCCCGCTGCCCGGCAGGCGCAACGTCGTGGTGACGCGCGATCCGCACTGGGCCGCCGAGGGCGCGGACCGCGCCGGGTCCGTCGCCGAGGCCCTGGAGCGCGCGGCCGAGCCGCTGGACTCGGTGACCCCCGTCGCGGCCTGGGTCATCGGCGGCGGGGAGATCTACCGGGCGGCCCTGGAATTCGCCACGACGCTCTCGGTGACGGAGATCGACACGGTGGTGGCCGGCGACACCTACGCCCCGACCCCGGACCCGACGTGGAGCGTCACCGAGGACAAGGGCTGGCAGTCCTCCACGACGGGCCTGCGCTACCGCATCCGCACCTACACTCGGTAACGGTCCGCTCACCGCACCGAGCGCGGCCCCTGGGGCTGCCGCGCGCTCACCCGTCGTACCGGATCCGGAAGCGGTCCACGGACGCCGGGTCGCGGTCGACGACGTGGACCGGTGGCCAGGACCACTGCCACACGCCGATCCCCGGCGTGCGGGAGAAGCGGATGCGCCCGCGGGTGCCTTCGACGTCGACGTGCGGCCAGGACGCGGCGACGCCCGCCCGGTCCGTGCCGTGCGAGCGCAGCACGTCGGCGAGGACGGCGATCGTGTCGTAGCCCTCGAAGCCGACGAAGGAGGGCGTCACCGCGAGCTGCTCGCGCAGGGCCTTCT harbors:
- a CDS encoding thymidylate synthase codes for the protein MADTQYEDLLRLVLTSGTAKADRTGTGTRSVFGHQLRYDLSQGFPLVTTKKVHLRSIVYELLWFLRGDSNVGWLQENKVTIWDEWAGPNGELGPVYGVQWRSWPAPDGRHIDQISEVLDTLRRDPDSRRMIVSAWNVAELDKMALAPCHAFFQFYVADGKLSCQLYQRSADLFLGVPFNIASYALLTHMVAQQVGLEPGDFIWTGGDCHIYDNHVEQVTEQLSRTPYAFPRLRLRQADSLFDYAYADVEVLDYQHHPAIKAPVAV
- a CDS encoding dihydrofolate reductase, with product MHVGLIWAQTREGVIGAGNAIPWRLPEDMAHFKATTLGHPVVMGRKTWDSLPPRFRPLPGRRNVVVTRDPHWAAEGADRAGSVAEALERAAEPLDSVTPVAAWVIGGGEIYRAALEFATTLSVTEIDTVVAGDTYAPTPDPTWSVTEDKGWQSSTTGLRYRIRTYTR
- a CDS encoding glycoside hydrolase family 16 protein, with protein sequence MRARRAPFRSLPRTPLRTALLTGLAALALTAPLLAPGAANADVPPAPGWTLQWSDDFDGPARSLPSAANWQVDTGHHYPGGPANWGTGEVQNYTSSPDNLALDGGGNLRITPLRDGAGAWTSGRVETRRADFKAPAGGTLAIESRIRMPDVTGEQALGYWPAFWALGAPYRGDYWNWPGIGEFDVMENVNGIDSVWGVLHCGVNPGGPCGETNGIGASRACPGTSCQSAFHTYRFEWDRSASPNVLRWYVDGQLFHSVDQNRVGAGAWNDMTGHAGYFILLNVAMGGGFPDGVAGRATPVAATVPGRSMLVDYVAVWTRGGTGGDPGTPSTLHLRPGGTLGEATGTASAATLASAGGTNHDGTPHAPQTFTATGVNGTYDGGPTQFDLLVDAGSTVANGQQVRVSYDRTGDGSWDRTETYRYFATDPVPGYEHYTQGQGLKTSTGEHGPMRGGTVRVEVWNAIGNGPSTLGTGNQSVVRIPFA